A stretch of the Musa acuminata AAA Group cultivar baxijiao chromosome BXJ2-7, Cavendish_Baxijiao_AAA, whole genome shotgun sequence genome encodes the following:
- the LOC103992311 gene encoding probable histone acetyltransferase HAC-like 1 isoform X3: protein MSSTSIQRQFSQMIPTPAIDNQKAVSANSEFSDGAGFNSTESTVALRSFQQKQFFASQSSHILHSLGAQIGAEMRSNVLHKSSPYGFSNGLVNGALGLIGNNMQLSRPAASESFLSPNIYASSPKPLQQNIERQHHHSRMPTSLSQQISPMITDDYTVKTTDEILHRSDSSGLSVMNNMNSVSLHLQSRANSGLLNHHASLQSMQLPLNTRPQLLDHSEKTNYRSSQSTTELLLQSQQHLQQSPQQPNQAYAQFVHNQLQLPQRHQQSMQNQQLTLKNGPLRKSSMTSNVGEQLVAAHANVACSESLSLSAAQQVQSSELQTRHQPNTFAEGHSKSAQFLGYLPSCQDFQVSVSEDSQQLLHPHLQSDGVLDNFGWISSGSQAELMQFQWHPQSLQKAQMPDKPSCQLQEELHQRRTGQDKAPQSHLSAREVNYRRDKSMRQHNYLKQMRWLLFLHHARRCPSIKGLCKEANCTKAQELVVHMDICNSEQCKFPRCFQSRKLVEHIRNCQAADCPVCIPVRDRIAANYKAHACALSDTVLMSEIKICANGIKTDTIPPEYSEDSQPASKRVKIQNISLFPNSEALQVCVPSGNEQYDFQEAQAPECKQTIVKISANSEVIVKMEEPSGPGQEKLPIFGSDINENMSFTSCEKDNSVSNPVNSHVKQETMVVDMLLDQVASGVKQNPDNQSTDQVTVSKSGKPKIKGVSLIELFTPEQIKEHIIGLRQWIGQSKAKAERNQAMERLMTENSCQLCAVEKLIFEPPPIYCSRCGARIKRNAFYYTIGSGETRLYVCTPCYNEARGDTIEAEGSTFLKTKLEKKRNDEETEEWWVQCDKCETWQHQICALFNGRRNDGEAEYTCPSCYMQEIESGERKPLPQSAVLGAKDLPRTFLSDHIEQRLFKRLKQERQERSRHLGKTFDEVPSAEGLVVRVVSSVDKKLEVKQQFLEIFQEENYPKEFPYKSKAILLFQKIEGVEVCLFGMYVQEFSSECSFPNQRRVYLSYLDSVKYFRPEIKTVTGEALRTFVYHEILIGYLEYCKKRGFTSCYIWACPPLKGEDYILYCHPEIQKTPKSDKLREWYLTMLRKAAKENIAVDLTNLYDHFFVTMGESKAKVTAARLPYFDGDYWPGAAEDMITQLRHEEDCRKQLKKGKTKKTIMKRALKAVGQTDLSGNASKDALLMQKLGETICPMKEDFIMVHLQYACTHCCILMVSGTRWVCSQCKNFQLCDKCHEAEQRVDERDRHPTNSREKHTLYPVEINDVAQDTKDKDDILESEFFDTRQAFLSLCQGNHYQYDTLRRAKHSSMMVLYHLHNPTAPAFVSTCLVCHHDIESGHGWRCEICPDFDVCNACYQKGGIDHPHMLTNHPSMVDHDAQNKEARAKRVLQLRKMLDLLVHASQCRSPQCQYPNCRKVKGLFRHGIQCKIRASGGCVLCKKMWYLLQIHSRACKESDCGVPRCRDLKEHLRRLQQQSDSRRRAAVMEMMRQRAAEVAANTN, encoded by the exons ATGTCATCAACAAGCATACAAAGACAATTTAGTCAAATGATACCAACTCCTGCAATTGATAATCAAAAGGCAGTATCTGCAAACTCTGAGTTTTCTGATGGAGCTGGATTTAATAGCACTGAGTCTACAGTGGCTCTTCGGTCATTCCAACAAAAGCAATTTTTTGCGAGTCAAAGCAGCCATATATTGCATAGTCTTGGTGCTCAAATTGGTGCTGAAATGAGGTCCAATGTTCTGCACAAGAGTTCCCCTTATGGGTTCTCAAATGGACTTGTAAATGGTGCATTAGGATTAATTGGGAACAACATGCAACTAAGTCGGCCTGCAGCATCTGAGAGTTTCCTGAGCCCAAATATTTATGCTAGTTCTCCAAAGCCTCTGCAGCAGAACATTGAGCGGCAACATCACCATTCAAGGATGCCAA CATCATTATCGCAACAAATATCACCTATGATTACTGATGATTATACAGTGAAGACGACTGATGAGATCCTTCATAGATCTGATTCATCTGGTTTGTCTGTTATGAACAACATGAATTCTGTAAGTTTGCATCTACAGTCAAGAGCAAACTCAGGGTTGCtaaatcatcatgcaagtttacagTCTATGCAACTTCCTCTGAATACAAGACCTCAGTTGCTTGATCATTCAGAGAAAACGAATTACCGGTCATCCCAATCTACCACGGAGCTTCTGCTTCAATCACAACAGCATTTGCAGCAATCTCCACAGCAGCCTAATCAAGcttatgcacagtttgttcataaCCAGCTCCAACTACCACAGAGACATCAGCAAAGCATGCAGAACCAACAACTAACACTAAAGAATGGTCCTTTGAGAAAGTCTTCAATGACTTCAAATGTTGGTGAGCAGCTAGTGGCTGCTCATGCGAATGTGGCCTGTTCTGAATCTTTGAGTCTGTCAGCAGCTCAACAGGTCCAATCTTCAGAATTACAGACTCGACACCAGCCAAATACTTTTGCTGAAGGTCATTCTAAAAGTGCTCAATTTCTTGGTTACTTGCCCAGCTGTCAAGATTTTCAAGTTTCTGTCTCAGAGGACTCGCAGCAGTTGTTGCATCCACACCTGCAGTCTGATGGTGTTTTGGATAACTTTGGATGGATATCTAGTGGATCGCAAGCAGAACTCATGCAGTTTCAGTGGCATCCTCAATCATTACAGAAAGCGCAAATGCCAGATAAACCATCATGCCAACTTCAGGAGGAGCTTCATCAAAGAAGAACAGGTCAAGATAAAGCTCCGCAATCTCATCTCTCTGCTAGAGAAGTGAATTATAGACGTGACAAATCTATGAGgcaacataattatttgaaacaaATGAGGTGGCTATTGTTTCTGCATCATGCTCGCAGGTGTCCATCAATAAAGGGACTGTGTAAAGAAGCTAACTGCACAAAAGCTCAGGAGCTAGTTGTGCATATGGATATCTGTAACAGTGAGCAGTGTAAGTTTCCACGTTGTTTCCAATCTAGGAAACTTGTCGAGCATATCCGTAATTGCCAAGCAGCTGATTGTCCTGTCTGCATTCCAGTACGTGATCGTATAGCAGCAAACTATAAGGCACATGCTTGTGCTTTGTCTGATACTGTTTTGATGAGTGAAATAAAAATATGTGCTAATGGAATAAAAACAGATACAATTCCTCCTGAATATTCCGAGGACAGTCAGCCTGCATCTAAGCGCGTGAAGATTCAAAATATATCTCTTTTTCCTAACAGTGAAGCTTTGCAAGTCTGTGTTCCTTCTGGGAATGAGCAATATGATTTCCAGGAGGCACAGGCCCCAGAGTGCAAACAAACCATTGTGAAGATATCTGCTAATTCTGAGGTCATTGTTAAAATGGAAGAACCTTCTGGTCCTGGACAAGAAAAATTACCAATTTTTGGCAGTGATATCAATGAGAATATGAGTTTTACGAGCTGTGAAAAGGACAACAGTGTTTCTAACCCTGTCAACTCTCATGTCAAGCAGGAAACTATGGTAGTTGATATGCTGTTGGATCAGGTTGCCTCTGGAGTCAAGCAGAATCCAGATAACCAATCAACAGACCAAGTAACTGTAAGTAAATCAGGGAAGCCAAAGATCAAAGGAGTCTCGTTGATTGAATTGTTCACTCCGGAACAAATTAAGGAGCATATAATTGGTCTGAGGCAATGGATTGGTCAG AGTAAGGCCAAAGCTGAAAGGAATCAAGCAATGGAGCGCTTGATGACTGAGAACTCGTGCCAGCTTTGTGCAGTGGAAAAACTCATTTTTGAGCCCCCTCCAATATATTGTTCTCGATGTGGTGCTCGAATAAAGCGAAATGCATTTTATTATACAATTGGAAGTGGTGAAACCCGTCTCTACGTTTGTACACCATGCTATAATGAGGCTCGAGGTGACACTATAGAAGCTGAAGGATCTACATTCTTAAAGACAAAGCTTGAGAAGAAGAGAAATGATGAGGAAACTGAAGAATGG TGGGTGCAATGTGATAAATGTGAAACTTGGCAACATCAAATATGTGCTCTATTTAATGGTCGAAGAAATGATGGAGAAGCCGAATACACTTGCCCTAGTTGCTACATGCAGGAGATAGAAAGTGGTGAACGCAAGCCCTTGCCCCAGAGTGCTGTTCTTGGTGCAAAAGATTTGCCAAGAACTTTTCTCAGTGATCACATAGAACAACGGCTTTTTAAACGGCTTAAGCAGGAGAGGCAAGAGAGATCCAGGCATCTTGGGAAAACTTTTGATGAG GTGCCATCAGCTGAAGGGCTTGTAGTTAGGGTTGTATCATCTGTTGACAAAAAATTGGAAGTAAAGCAGCAATTTCTCGAGATATTTCAGGAGGAAAATTACCCTAAAGAGTTTCCCTATAAATCCAAG GCTATATTGTTGTTTCAGAAGATAGAAGGTGTAGAAGTATGCCTATTTGGGATGTATGTTCAAGAATTTAGTTCAGAATGCTCTTTCCCTAACCAACGGCGTGTCTATCTTTCATATTTAGATTCCGTCAAGTACTTCAGGCCTGAAATCAAAACAGTGACTGGGGAAGCTTTACGGACTTTTGTTTATCATGAAATTCTG ATTGGATATCTTGAATATTGCAAGAAACGGGGGTTCACCAGTTGTTACATTTGGGCTTGCCCTCCTTTGAAGGGTGAAGACTACATACTGTACTGCCACCCTGAGATTCAGAAGACCCCAAAATCTGACAAACTCAGGGAATG GTACTTAACTATGCTTCGAAAAGCTGCTAAGGAGAATATTGCAGTTGACCTGACTAACTTGTATGATCATTTCTTTGTAACTATGGGGGAGAGCAAGGCTAAAGTAACCGCAGCTCGTTTGCCATATTTTGATGGAGATTATTGGCCTGGTGCTGCTGAGGATATGATTACCCAACTTCGCCACGAGGAAGATTGTAGAAAACAACTAAAGAAAGGAAAAACGAAAAAGACTATTATGAAAAGGGCTTTAAAAGCTGTTGGTCAAACTGATCTTTCTGGAAACGCTTCTAAGGATGCATTGTTGATGCAAAAA CTTGGTGAAACCATATGCCCTATGAAGGAAGATTTTATAATGGTCCATTTGCAGTATGCTTGCACCCATTGTTGCATACTTATGGTATCTGGGACACGATGGGTCTGCAGTCAATGCAAAAACTTTCAACTTTGTGACAA GTGCCACGAAGCAGAACAAAGAGTTGATGAAAGGGATAGACATCCTACTAATAGTAGGGAAAAGCATACTCTGTATCCA GTTGAAATAAATGATGTCGCTCAGGATACAAAAGACAAAGATGATATCTTAGAAAGTGAATTTTTTGACACCAGGCAGGCATTTCTGAGTCTTTGTCAAGGAAACCATTATCAATATGATACTCTTCGCCGTGCTAagcattcatcaatgatggttttatATCACCTCCATAATCCTACTGCGCCTGCATTTGTGAGCACATGCCTTGTCTGCCATCATGATATTGAATCTGGTCACGGCTGGCGTTGTGAAATTTGTCcggattttgatgtatgcaatgcTTGTTATCAAAAAGGTGGTATCGATCATCCTCATATGTTGACTAATCATCCATCGATGGTTGATCATGATGCACAAAACAAAGAAGCTCGGGCAAAACGAGTCTTACAG CTTAGGAAAATGCTAGATCTTTTGGTCCATGCTTCGCAATGTCGCTCTCCTCAATGTCAATATCCTAACTGCCGTAAAGTTAAAGGTCTTTTCCGGCATGGTATACAGTGCAAGATACGTGCTTCAGGCGGTTGTGTTCTGTGTAAAAAGATGTGGTATCTCCTTCAAATACACTCTCGTGCTTGTAAAGAATCAGACTGCGGTGTACCGCGATGCAG AGATCTGAAAGAACATTTGAGAAGGTTGCAGCAGCAATCTGATTCCCGGCGGAGGGCTGCAGTCATGGAGATGATGAGACAGCGTGCTGCTGAGGTTGCTGCGAATACCAATTAG